A single window of Fischerella sp. PCC 9605 DNA harbors:
- a CDS encoding nuclear transport factor 2 family protein has protein sequence MNTKITHLPLEVIRNDEAKALDPKDAIAVHELLNRVFLAEDSRDADALRQCVTADLSHHHSLYGALHGREAFVNWVLSNPQFFDGLRHQALNVVTSSEGSDKGRAVSYVLVFQLFSADEALTSFLPRLIAHGIVRDRIVKEDGNWRIAERIYDQFSVLGSLIADSTLRSKASEHLSL, from the coding sequence ATGAACACAAAGATTACCCACCTACCACTTGAAGTAATTCGCAACGATGAAGCAAAGGCACTTGATCCAAAGGATGCCATTGCTGTGCATGAACTTCTAAATCGAGTATTTCTTGCAGAGGATAGTCGAGACGCTGATGCTCTGCGTCAATGCGTGACTGCGGATCTATCGCATCATCATTCGCTTTACGGAGCATTACATGGTCGTGAAGCCTTTGTCAATTGGGTATTGTCCAATCCGCAGTTTTTCGACGGACTTCGCCATCAGGCACTGAACGTGGTTACATCTTCAGAAGGCTCTGACAAAGGACGAGCCGTAAGCTATGTTCTTGTTTTTCAGCTTTTTTCCGCAGATGAAGCTCTAACTTCATTCTTGCCCAGACTCATTGCTCACGGTATAGTGCGAGACAGAATTGTGAAAGAAGATGGTAACTGGCGAATTGCTGAACGAATTTATGATCAGTTTTCTGTACTCGGAAGCCTGATCGCAGATAGTACTCTAAGGTCGAAAGCGAGTGAGCATCTTTCTCTGTAA
- a CDS encoding aminotransferase class I/II-fold pyridoxal phosphate-dependent enzyme — MLNQNQTPLLDTLKVCAERPHAPFYTPGHKRGVGISPKLVDVFGKAVFRADLPELTELDNLFAPSGVIQQAQQLAAEAFGASHTWFLVNGSTCGIEAAILATCGTGDKIILPRNVHSSAIAGLILSGAMPVFVNPEYDPVLDIAHSITPTAVKAALEQHSDAKAVMMVYPTYYGVCGDVNAIAQITHQYNIPLLVDEAHGAHFAFHPQLPTPALQAGADLTVQSIHKTLGAMTQASMLHIQGDRIDRDRLSKALQLVQSTSPSYLLLASLDAARQQMALHGKELISCTLQLADEARRRIAQIPGLSVLQIPPLSPLKKGTGDWGLGIGDWVISGEIGFSCPPFQGEPARCGGSRGSAPLRFADLKHLPFRCSDWRGLGGSPGFIVLDKTRLSVNVSGLGLTGFAAEEILDQQFGVTAEFASLQHLTFIISLGNTQDDIEQLVQAFTKLAPSPLKERGFGGEVLCNDLFKMGDSMRISPREAFFATTETLPTQETAGRICAEIVCPYPPGIPVLMPGEVITKPALEYLQQIQAMGGFISGCADANLKTLKVVKAKP; from the coding sequence ATGCTCAATCAAAATCAAACACCTTTACTAGACACCTTAAAAGTCTGTGCAGAACGTCCCCATGCACCTTTTTACACTCCAGGACATAAACGGGGTGTGGGAATTTCCCCGAAGTTAGTTGATGTTTTCGGCAAAGCCGTATTTCGTGCCGATTTACCAGAATTAACAGAGTTGGATAATCTCTTTGCACCTAGCGGTGTTATCCAACAAGCACAACAGCTAGCAGCGGAAGCCTTCGGTGCATCACATACTTGGTTTCTTGTCAATGGTTCTACTTGTGGAATCGAGGCGGCTATTCTCGCCACCTGCGGCACTGGCGATAAAATCATTCTGCCGCGTAATGTTCATTCCTCAGCGATCGCAGGATTAATTCTCTCTGGTGCTATGCCAGTTTTTGTCAATCCAGAATACGACCCAGTTTTAGATATTGCCCACAGCATCACCCCCACCGCCGTCAAAGCAGCACTAGAACAGCATTCCGACGCTAAAGCAGTGATGATGGTTTATCCTACCTACTACGGTGTTTGTGGAGATGTAAACGCGATCGCTCAAATTACCCACCAATATAATATCCCTTTACTCGTAGACGAAGCCCACGGTGCCCACTTTGCCTTTCATCCCCAATTACCCACCCCAGCCTTGCAAGCAGGCGCAGATTTAACCGTACAATCCATTCATAAAACGCTGGGTGCTATGACTCAAGCGTCGATGCTGCATATTCAAGGTGACAGAATAGATCGCGATCGCCTCAGTAAAGCGTTGCAGCTAGTACAATCTACCAGTCCCAGTTATTTACTCTTAGCTTCCCTAGATGCAGCACGTCAACAAATGGCGCTGCATGGCAAAGAATTGATATCCTGCACGCTGCAACTTGCGGATGAGGCAAGAAGGCGGATTGCACAAATCCCGGGATTATCGGTTTTGCAGATCCCCCCTTTGTCCCCCCTTAAAAAGGGGACTGGGGATTGGGGATTAGGGATTGGGGATTGGGTTATCAGTGGAGAAATAGGTTTTTCTTGCCCCCCTTTTCAAGGGGAGCCAGCGCGTTGCGGAGGTTCCCGAGGCAGTGCGCCCTTGCGCTTCGCCGACTTGAAGCACCTGCCGTTCCGTTGTAGCGACTGGCGTGGGTTGGGGGGATCTCCAGGTTTTATCGTTTTAGACAAAACACGCTTAAGCGTCAATGTCTCTGGTTTAGGTTTGACTGGCTTTGCCGCAGAAGAAATTCTCGACCAACAATTTGGTGTAACAGCGGAATTTGCATCGCTGCAACATCTCACCTTTATCATCAGCTTGGGCAACACCCAGGATGATATTGAGCAGCTGGTACAAGCTTTTACCAAACTAGCCCCCTCTCCTTTGAAGGAGAGGGGGTTTGGGGGTGAGGTTTTATGTAATGATCTTTTTAAGATGGGGGATTCCATGCGTATCTCGCCCCGTGAAGCTTTTTTTGCCACAACAGAAACATTACCCACCCAAGAAACTGCGGGACGCATTTGTGCCGAAATTGTTTGTCCTTATCCCCCAGGAATTCCCGTATTAATGCCAGGAGAAGTTATTACTAAACCTGCATTGGAATATCTGCAACAAATTCAAGCAATGGGCGGATTTATCAGCGGTTGTGCGGATGCTAACCTAAAAACACTTAAGGTTGTCAAGGCTAAACCTTGA
- a CDS encoding isopenicillin N synthase family dioxygenase, whose product MIDIPVIDFSLFTNGDAIAKQTVVEQIYQACHEIGFMYLQNHGMSQNLIEQVFTQSKNFFNLPLEVKQQFAWSDEYSNQGYVGIERERLNPNKPGDLKEAFNVSKQDTKTFSASPRLPVTASFPPSPAKNPSILAFYQACTEVADRILQAFALALQLPEDFFTTRHNQRLHTLRLLHYPSVQQPPQPGQVRAGEHSDYGSITLLFQDEVGGLEVQTTSGKWIAAPVIPSTLVVNTGDLMQRWTNHVFCSTKHRVIIPNNEQVMQSRYSVAFFCHPNDDTEIACLGSCQGEHPPIYPPILAGEYLLNRLQATY is encoded by the coding sequence ATGATTGATATTCCTGTAATTGATTTTTCTCTTTTTACTAATGGTGATGCAATAGCTAAACAAACGGTAGTCGAACAAATCTACCAAGCTTGCCATGAAATTGGCTTTATGTACTTGCAAAATCATGGTATGTCTCAAAATCTGATTGAGCAGGTATTTACACAAAGCAAAAACTTCTTCAATTTACCCTTGGAAGTGAAGCAACAGTTCGCTTGGAGTGATGAATATAGCAATCAGGGGTACGTTGGCATTGAGAGAGAACGCCTTAATCCTAACAAACCAGGTGATCTAAAAGAGGCTTTTAATGTAAGCAAACAAGACACAAAGACATTCTCCGCATCTCCGCGTCTCCCCGTCACCGCGTCGTTTCCTCCTTCCCCTGCGAAAAACCCTTCCATTCTCGCCTTTTACCAAGCTTGTACAGAAGTTGCAGATAGAATTTTGCAAGCGTTTGCTTTGGCTTTGCAATTGCCAGAAGATTTTTTTACTACAAGACACAATCAGCGACTTCACACCTTGCGATTACTGCATTATCCCTCAGTGCAGCAACCACCCCAACCCGGACAGGTGCGTGCTGGTGAGCATTCCGACTATGGCAGTATTACTTTACTGTTTCAAGATGAAGTAGGGGGTTTGGAAGTACAAACAACTTCCGGAAAGTGGATTGCAGCACCTGTAATACCTAGTACTTTAGTAGTCAACACTGGTGATTTGATGCAACGCTGGACAAACCATGTATTTTGCTCTACTAAGCATCGGGTAATAATTCCCAATAACGAGCAAGTGATGCAATCCCGCTATTCTGTGGCCTTTTTCTGTCATCCCAATGACGATACGGAAATTGCTTGTCTTGGCAGTTGTCAAGGAGAGCACCCCCCCATTTATCCACCTATCTTAGCAGGAGAATATCTTCTCAATCGTTTACAAGCAACTTACTGA
- the ychF gene encoding redox-regulated ATPase YchF, translating into MLRAGIVGLPNVGKSTLFNALVANAKAEAANFPFCTIEPNVGVVAVPDERLNVLGKISNSAQIIPARVEFVDIAGLVKGASQGEGLGNQFLSHIREVDAIVHVVRCFENDDIIHVAGSVDPARDIETINLELGLADLAQIERRIERTRKQARASKEAQFELTVLEKLAAALNEGKSVRQLSLTEEEAAVIKPLGLLTEKPIIYAANVSEDELATGNEYVERVRQIAATENAQVVVVSAQVEAELIELAEEERADFLASLGVEEGGLKSLIRATYTLLGLRTYFTSGEKETRAWTIKAGMVAPQAAGVIHSDFERGFIRAETVAYDDLVAAGSMNSAKEKGLVRSEGKDYVVKEGDVMLFRFNV; encoded by the coding sequence ATGCTGAGAGCCGGGATTGTCGGACTTCCCAACGTTGGAAAATCTACGTTATTCAACGCTTTGGTTGCTAATGCTAAGGCAGAAGCTGCTAACTTTCCTTTTTGTACGATTGAACCGAATGTCGGCGTTGTTGCAGTGCCAGACGAGCGGTTAAATGTTTTAGGTAAGATTTCCAATTCGGCACAAATTATCCCGGCCCGTGTTGAATTCGTGGATATTGCCGGTTTGGTTAAAGGTGCAAGTCAGGGTGAAGGACTAGGGAACCAATTTTTGTCCCATATCCGAGAAGTAGATGCCATTGTTCATGTGGTGCGTTGTTTTGAAAATGATGACATTATCCACGTTGCTGGTTCGGTCGATCCAGCGCGTGACATTGAAACCATTAATTTAGAGCTTGGTTTAGCTGACTTGGCACAAATCGAGCGCCGTATTGAACGCACCCGCAAACAAGCTCGTGCTAGCAAAGAAGCGCAGTTTGAATTAACAGTACTGGAAAAATTAGCTGCGGCATTAAATGAAGGAAAATCGGTGCGGCAACTTAGTTTAACAGAAGAAGAAGCAGCAGTAATTAAACCATTAGGATTGCTGACTGAGAAACCAATAATTTATGCTGCCAATGTGTCTGAAGATGAATTGGCAACTGGTAATGAATACGTAGAAAGAGTGCGGCAGATTGCAGCAACTGAAAATGCTCAAGTTGTTGTAGTTTCAGCACAAGTGGAAGCAGAATTAATTGAATTAGCAGAAGAAGAAAGAGCAGATTTTCTGGCATCTTTAGGTGTAGAAGAAGGTGGTTTGAAATCATTAATTCGTGCCACTTATACACTTTTAGGATTGCGTACTTATTTCACGTCTGGTGAGAAAGAAACTCGCGCCTGGACAATTAAAGCGGGAATGGTAGCACCGCAAGCAGCAGGTGTGATTCATAGCGATTTTGAACGCGGATTTATTCGCGCTGAAACAGTTGCTTACGATGATTTAGTGGCAGCTGGTTCTATGAATTCTGCCAAGGAAAAAGGCTTAGTTCGCAGTGAAGGAAAAGATTACGTCGTTAAGGAAGGCGATGTGATGCTATTCCGGTTCAATGTGTAA
- the dnaK gene encoding molecular chaperone DnaK, with translation MAKVVGIDLGTTNSCVAVMEGGKPTVIANAEGFRTTPSVVAFAKNGDRLVGQIAKRQAVMNPENTFYSVKRFIGRRFDEVTHEATEVSYKVLRDSSGNVKLDCPVAGKQFAPEEISAQVLRKLVEDASKYIGETVTQAVITVPAYFNDSQRQATKDAGKIAGIEVLRIINEPTAASLAYGFDKKSNETILVFDLGGGTFDVSILEVGEGVFEVLATSGDTHLGGDDFDKKIVDYLAEAFKKDEGIDLRKDRQALQRLTEAAEKAKIELSSVTQAEINLPFITATQDGPKHLDMTLTRAKFEELCSDLIDRCRVPVENALRDAKLTKNDIDEVVLVGGSTRIPAVQDVVKRILAKEPNQSVNPDEVVAVGAAIQAGVLAGDVTGILLLDVTPLSLGVETLGGVMTKIIPRNTTIPTKKSEVFSTAVDGQTNVEIHVLQGEREMASDNKSLGTFRLDGIPPAPRGVPQIEVVFDIDANGILNVTAKDKGTGKEQSISITGASTLDKSDVERMVKEAESHASEDKARREKIDRKNQADSLAYQAEKQLQELGDKVNAADKSKVEGLVKDLRDAISKEDDEQIKKLMPELQQALFAVGSNIYQQAGGGASAGPTGTSDGASSSGSGDDVIDADFTESK, from the coding sequence ATGGCAAAAGTAGTTGGAATTGACTTAGGTACGACAAACTCCTGCGTCGCAGTAATGGAAGGTGGTAAACCCACGGTTATTGCCAACGCAGAAGGTTTTCGGACAACACCGTCAGTTGTGGCATTTGCCAAGAATGGCGATCGCTTGGTGGGCCAAATCGCCAAGCGGCAAGCGGTCATGAACCCCGAAAATACCTTTTATTCGGTAAAACGCTTCATTGGACGCCGCTTTGATGAAGTTACTCATGAAGCTACAGAAGTTTCTTACAAAGTGCTGCGCGATAGCAGCGGTAATGTTAAATTAGATTGTCCTGTAGCTGGTAAGCAGTTCGCGCCAGAAGAAATTTCCGCCCAAGTTCTTCGCAAGCTAGTAGAAGACGCTAGCAAATACATCGGTGAAACCGTAACTCAAGCAGTAATCACCGTTCCTGCTTACTTCAACGACTCCCAGCGCCAAGCTACCAAAGACGCTGGTAAAATTGCTGGGATTGAAGTGCTGCGGATTATCAACGAACCTACCGCCGCTTCTCTAGCATACGGCTTTGACAAAAAGAGCAACGAAACCATTCTAGTATTTGACCTTGGTGGTGGTACTTTCGACGTATCCATCCTCGAAGTCGGTGAAGGTGTATTTGAAGTTTTAGCTACCTCTGGTGATACCCACCTTGGTGGTGACGACTTCGATAAGAAAATCGTTGACTATTTAGCGGAAGCATTTAAGAAAGACGAAGGTATTGATTTGCGTAAAGACAGACAAGCTTTACAGCGTCTGACTGAAGCCGCAGAAAAAGCCAAGATTGAACTTTCTAGCGTCACCCAAGCAGAAATCAACCTGCCATTTATCACCGCTACCCAGGACGGGCCCAAGCACCTGGACATGACGCTGACACGCGCTAAATTTGAAGAACTCTGCTCAGATTTAATCGATCGCTGCCGCGTTCCTGTAGAAAATGCTCTGCGCGATGCTAAGTTAACAAAGAACGACATTGATGAAGTCGTGCTGGTCGGTGGTTCTACCCGTATTCCCGCCGTCCAAGACGTAGTGAAGCGGATATTGGCTAAAGAACCAAACCAAAGCGTTAACCCTGATGAAGTGGTAGCAGTTGGTGCAGCAATTCAAGCTGGTGTGCTTGCTGGTGATGTCACGGGTATCTTGCTGTTAGATGTAACACCGCTGTCCTTGGGTGTAGAAACCTTGGGTGGCGTGATGACCAAGATTATTCCCCGCAACACCACCATTCCTACCAAGAAGTCAGAAGTCTTCTCCACCGCCGTGGATGGTCAAACGAATGTAGAAATTCACGTCCTCCAAGGCGAACGGGAAATGGCAAGCGATAATAAGAGCCTGGGAACCTTCCGCCTTGATGGTATCCCTCCCGCACCACGCGGCGTACCCCAAATCGAAGTAGTGTTTGATATTGACGCTAACGGTATCCTCAACGTCACTGCTAAAGACAAAGGTACAGGTAAAGAACAATCCATCAGCATTACTGGTGCTTCAACTCTCGATAAGTCTGACGTTGAGCGGATGGTCAAAGAAGCCGAATCTCATGCATCAGAGGACAAAGCACGTCGTGAGAAAATTGACCGCAAAAACCAAGCTGACTCCTTGGCATACCAAGCCGAGAAACAGTTGCAAGAATTGGGTGATAAAGTCAACGCAGCCGACAAGAGCAAAGTCGAAGGTTTGGTGAAAGACCTGCGGGATGCTATCTCCAAAGAAGACGATGAGCAGATCAAGAAGCTGATGCCAGAACTACAACAAGCACTGTTCGCTGTTGGTAGCAACATCTATCAACAAGCTGGTGGTGGCGCTTCTGCTGGCCCTACAGGCACCTCTGATGGCGCTTCCTCCTCTGGTAGTGGTGATGATGTAATTGACGCAGATTTCACTGAGTCTAAGTAA
- the dusB gene encoding tRNA dihydrouridine synthase DusB, translated as MVTLSPSLQARLTTPLLIGNVAVKSRVLQSPLSGVTDLVFRRLVRRYAPESMMYTEMVSATELHHVKQMPKIMEVDPNERPISIQLFDCRPDFMAEAARKAVEEGADTIDINMGCPVNKITKKGGGSSLLRQPKVAEAIVQEVVKAVHVPVTVKTRIGWNDEEIVILDFAKRMQDAGAQMITVHGRTRAQGYNGNARWEWIGRVKEVLSIPVIANGDIFSVEAAVQCLQQTGADGVMCSRGTLGYPFLVGEIDYFLKTGENLAPPTPIQRLECAKEHLQALWEYKGDRGIRQARKHMTWYAKGFVGAGQLRAELSLIESVQQGVDLIDRAIAQLVNGYEIIEENQLAIAQ; from the coding sequence ATGGTTACGCTATCTCCTAGTTTGCAAGCCAGACTTACTACACCTCTTTTGATAGGAAACGTTGCTGTCAAAAGTCGTGTATTGCAATCACCTCTATCCGGAGTGACAGATTTGGTATTTCGTCGCTTGGTGCGTCGTTATGCGCCTGAGTCAATGATGTACACGGAAATGGTGAGTGCGACAGAGTTGCACCATGTCAAGCAAATGCCGAAAATCATGGAAGTAGACCCGAACGAACGACCAATTAGCATTCAGTTATTTGATTGTCGTCCTGATTTTATGGCAGAAGCAGCACGGAAGGCAGTAGAAGAAGGTGCTGATACTATTGATATTAATATGGGTTGCCCTGTCAACAAAATCACCAAAAAAGGTGGTGGTTCTTCTTTACTGCGGCAACCGAAAGTAGCTGAGGCAATTGTACAGGAAGTAGTAAAAGCCGTACATGTTCCAGTAACAGTTAAAACCCGTATAGGTTGGAATGATGAAGAAATAGTGATTCTCGATTTCGCCAAACGGATGCAGGATGCGGGAGCGCAAATGATTACAGTACACGGACGTACCCGCGCTCAAGGTTACAATGGTAACGCTCGTTGGGAATGGATAGGGCGGGTGAAAGAAGTGCTTTCTATCCCGGTGATTGCTAATGGCGATATTTTTTCTGTGGAAGCGGCGGTGCAGTGTTTGCAGCAAACGGGTGCTGATGGGGTGATGTGTTCCCGTGGAACTCTGGGTTATCCATTTTTGGTAGGTGAAATTGATTATTTTTTGAAAACAGGGGAAAATTTAGCGCCACCTACTCCGATTCAGCGCTTGGAATGTGCAAAAGAACACTTACAAGCACTTTGGGAATATAAAGGCGATCGCGGTATTCGTCAAGCTCGCAAGCACATGACTTGGTATGCGAAAGGCTTTGTTGGTGCTGGCCAGTTGCGTGCAGAGTTAAGTTTAATTGAATCTGTGCAGCAAGGCGTTGATTTAATCGATCGAGCGATCGCACAGTTGGTAAATGGATATGAAATTATCGAAGAAAATCAGTTAGCGATCGCACAGTAA
- a CDS encoding acetoacetate decarboxylase family protein, translating into MGYPSAPWTLKGYALLTLHLLDVDRVRHLIPKELDIKTVWPGRTVGGVYFSYYSPGSALEYNELIVAPALVSYQGKVGAWVSHIYVDNPDSVVGGREIWGLPKELAEFSWESDRRVTVRQGDRMLCKFKYNQPWLAWPQKFRGSSFSTINADVLLFSAELEARLGLIGSKIEVPAESPFSEIGLGQPFLSFHSDNMSLQVNAPEVVGQRAVEVRV; encoded by the coding sequence ATGGGATACCCATCAGCACCTTGGACACTGAAAGGCTACGCTCTCCTGACCTTGCATTTACTCGACGTTGACCGCGTACGCCACCTGATTCCCAAAGAATTAGACATTAAAACTGTGTGGCCTGGTAGAACAGTGGGTGGTGTGTATTTCTCCTATTACAGTCCAGGATCGGCATTAGAGTATAACGAGTTAATTGTTGCGCCTGCCTTGGTGAGCTATCAAGGGAAAGTTGGTGCTTGGGTTTCTCATATATATGTAGATAATCCTGATTCAGTGGTTGGTGGTCGGGAGATCTGGGGACTACCAAAGGAATTAGCTGAGTTTAGTTGGGAAAGCGATCGTCGCGTTACTGTCCGTCAAGGTGACAGAATGCTGTGTAAATTTAAATATAATCAGCCCTGGTTGGCGTGGCCGCAGAAGTTTAGGGGGTCTAGTTTCAGTACCATTAATGCTGATGTGCTTTTGTTCTCTGCTGAATTAGAAGCGCGTTTGGGTTTAATTGGTTCTAAGATAGAAGTCCCAGCTGAAAGTCCTTTTTCTGAGATAGGTTTGGGTCAGCCTTTTCTAAGTTTTCACTCCGACAACATGAGTTTGCAGGTAAATGCGCCAGAAGTGGTTGGACAAAGGGCAGTTGAAGTTAGGGTTTGA